GGGCGgctcctcctcatcagagaGGGAACCAACTTCCTTCTTGAGCATCAACACGACAAAACTAGGGGTCTGTGCATAGGCTTGATCCTTAAAGTATTCGCAGATCCCACTCAACGCAGGCAGATTTCGGTACTTTCGTAAAAGGGTAATAGGAATAAGGAGCAGACGTTGGGAAAATTCATTGTTATTGCTGGCCATTATTCTGATTTCTGAAACCTATAATAGGCATAAGTCAGGCTGAAACATAATTAGCATGAGTGTGCGTACCCAGAGATAAACCTCCATCTTGTGGATCAGCCCGTCCCATGTCTGCCATTCTGAGCTCCCTTGCGGATCAGTGCATGTCATCCAAGCAGCCTGATAAACACTCAATGCGCCCGATGCGATAATAGCAAACGACAGATTTATATCCATAACGCTAGGAATGGTCATCTTGTCTTTAATATACTTATTTAGTATACCCTTGAAGTTCTTTGCTGTTTGTTCGTTGGGAATCACTGTATCACTGATGATGACTTCACAGGCGCGATTAGCAACGTCCTTGGCAATATTCCCATTATCGAGGTCGGTTTCCGAGGTGGTGATGTAGAGTTCCCCGGTCCACACTCGCGTAGCAATTTGTTGGGGCGCATTTGCTACCATTGGTGAGGCGCCAAGTAAATGTTCCAAAGAGAGGGGGCCGTCGACAGAGCCCCGAGTGACATTCAAGCTGGTCGAGACAATCGGCTGTTGAGGATTTGGCCTTCGATGGGGCTGATGAATCACTACGGGAGGAGGCGGGGGGTCATCGAACTCGGGCAGATCTACATCCATATGGCTAAAGTCTCCAGGTGCTCGCATTGAGGTTTTGTCCGGTTCGTAAGGGCCACTGGGTTTCACGTTAGTGGCGCCATCAGAACAAACGGGATGCGACTTACTCGAAGAGACTGTCTGTGGGGCTACCAGCGCGGCTGTTCGTTATGCCCATCTCAGCCGCTATATCCGAAACAAAATTTTCAACAGCTGTGAAGGCAGGACTGAAAATGCTGATTAGTCGCATGATCGTACTACAGGACCCATACTTACGGGGGCCCTGGTTCTGTTGGCGAGACTTCAATTGGCGAGACAACAATGTGTTCGCTCCCGGCCGTCTCTACAGGAGGAACACTATTTCCGGGATTGGCTGGGTGCTGAGCAGTTTTCCTCATCGACATCCCGGCGTACATGTTACTAGGACCTGGGGCCCTATCCTGGGATTTCCTACCCAGTGCGATTACTTCGCCGGCTCGTTCGGCCTGCTTTCCTTTAGTACCTATTCCAACAAAACTGCCTGATATATTTCCCGCCTCCATGTTCGGGCGATTGAGTGGTTGCCTACCCCGTCGGGAAACTGGTATGGGTTCTTTAGAAATCGTTGCAACCTTTCTAACCTCGGGAGTAGTGCTTGTCGACGCTGTAGTGCCTATTTGAGAAGCGGTGCTTGCGTGTCCCTTTGATGTAGAAGATGGCTTTGACGAAGCGGCAGGAGTTCTCGACGTGGTGGATCCCTTTAGCTGAGGCCTTGTATTAGATTTGACCGATTGGAAGGGCTTGCGCCGCCGTTCGGCCTGGGTTTGTAGGGTAACACCTGAGTTTAAACCAACGTCGGAGGTTGTCGCTGACGGTCTACGGGCTGACAGAGGGGCATCTTCAGACGATGAtgaagacgatgaagacgatgatTGCAAGACATCTTCATCATCCCTGTCACTTGAGCTATGCAGAACATCCTCGTCGTCAGTGCTACTGCCCTCCTGCTAAGTAAAAGGTCAGTAAATCACCTTCAGTCGGTCATCAGACTCACGGATTCAGACTCCGAGTCTCCTTGAAGAGCAACAGGCTGTCTTCCTGACTTTCTTGTAGCTGCTCCACGACTTTTTACAGGCTCATCTTTTTGACGCCGAGAAAGGAAACGCTCCCGCTCTGCGACTGAGATCCGAGTAAGATATTCTGCCAATCTCAATGTAGTCGAGCTCACCTAGCCACTTAGCCGCAGCGGTGTATTTGGTACCAGGTATTGGACGTGAATTCTTAATGGACCTTTATTTTTTGTGTTTGTACTGTGAACCTATGGATTGAGCTTACACGTTTCTTCGGGAATTCTTTCCAAAAGCGATTCACTAAGTCCGCCGAGCCGTACTGCGTCAAATTGGCCTCGGGCTCCCATCTGGTAGCAAAAGTTAGAAATTGTTCCATTTAAGTAAAAGAGAACTTACGTGTCGTATTGAGTGTCGTATCCATACCACTTTATCCACATAGGTTACGAAATGGTTTTTAACGCAGAAGGTGTTAGGCTTACATGAACTTCGTACTCCTAGTTACTGGTAAGGGTCAAACGGATACACAAATGGAACAGGTGAGCTTACCCAACCACTCTCAGTCCATCTAGCACCATATATAAATTCTAATGGAAATAAGTTAGGTATTATTTATTAAAGGACTGAGATACATACCGACTTCATATTCATCCTCCGACTCAGAGGAAGGCTCTCCTGGTTCGG
The nucleotide sequence above comes from Rhizoctonia solani chromosome 3, complete sequence. Encoded proteins:
- a CDS encoding chromo domain protein; its protein translation is MPRPEPGEPSSESEDEYEVEFIYGARWTESGWEYEVHWYGYDTQYDTWEPEANLTQYGSADLVNRFWKEFPKKRNSRPIPGTKYTAAAKWLVAERERFLSRRQKDEPVKSRGAATRKSGRQPVALQGDSESESQEGSSTDDEDVLHSSSDRDDEDVLQSSSSSSSSSSEDAPLSARRPSATTSDVGLNSGVTLQTQAERRRKPFQSVKSNTRPQLKGSTTSRTPAASSKPSSTSKGHASTASQIGTTASTSTTPEVRKVATISKEPIPVSRRGRQPLNRPNMEAGNISGSFVGIGTKGKQAERAGEVIALGRKSQDRAPGPSNMYAGMSMRKTAQHPANPGNSVPPVETAGSEHIVVSPIEVSPTEPGPPPAFTAVENFVSDIAAEMGITNSRAGSPTDSLFDGPYEPDKTSMRAPGDFSHMDVDLPEFDDPPPPPVVIHQPHRRPNPQQPIVSTSLNVTRGSVDGPLSLEHLLGASPMVANAPQQIATRVWTGELYITTSETDLDNGNIAKDVANRACEVIISDTVIPNEQTAKNFKGILNKYIKDKMTIPSVMDINLSFAIIASGALSVYQAAWMTCTDPQGSSEWQTWDGLIHKMEVYLWVSEIRIMASNNNEFSQRLLLIPITLLRKYRNLPALSGICEYFKDQAYAQTPSFVVLMLKKEVGSLSDEEEPPPIQVSQLPKYWQQIPPEMKPSFAGVNCLVFPSREFDHDYEVRLMRHQLRQCGAHVIEGGDPKDTAGAIFIHRRYMDNIAGLAGLSLRKCKYRIRFYVYGSGGNWKTADWELKEIWKWGGMVTFTPAALIEDPWTVKKVVEALEGKPFWETYIEPKTIGILSLNARKAQESELSWALDVLMTELVTSTEFAFYNLALTAPPKWGLLEEYEWAQAQVERTFIQDGDELRKSCEDEILEEYKELAKASLEKEEEIKKAEVERKKKEAEAKRKEKENASSGWGNNGWGSGSGWGGGDSGAVDNAWGSSTSTSDESPWGTGANDNPWGNPSESNNDPWRVEASSASATTAAKPAEIDLSKMGDENHISNMSNQVIQGLKWFQIQPCFMLETRRFVVIDSSKREAKLGSDRLEVELYTADTFVKHLKQDRWW